A portion of the Colius striatus isolate bColStr4 chromosome 1, bColStr4.1.hap1, whole genome shotgun sequence genome contains these proteins:
- the LOC104555988 gene encoding interstitial collagenase — protein MVPEAEDEGKTLQLVESYLQNFYNLQRDRQPHLRHHGENPLAAKLKEMQAFFGLQVTGKPDLDTLEIMKKPRCGVPDVGRYVFTAGNPKWKRNNLTYRILNYTPKMRQADVEEAIRKALRVWSNVTPLTFQKVENKEADIMISFAYRDHRDNSPFDGPNGQLAHAFQPGEGIGGDVHLDDEEFWTKDGRGYNLFIVAAHELGHSLGLSHSNDPGALMYPTYSYTDPNEFLLPQDDINGIQAIYGKSNAAVQPTGPTTPQACDPNLTFDAITTLRGEIIFFKDRYMLRKHPERTETELNFISLLWPKLPSGIQAAYENIERDEVLFFKESKYWVLRGYDIAPGYPKPIYHLGFPKTVKRVNAAYSDETTGKTYFFIADRYWRYDENKKSMDHGYPKKIASDFGKIGRVDAVFQKDGYVYFFHGTTQFQFDPRAKRIVKQKRSISWFNC, from the exons ATGGTTCCAGAAGcagaagatgaaggaaaaacacTACAGCTTGTGGag AGTTATCTACAGAATTTTTACAATCTACAAAGGGATCGCCAGCCTCATTTAAGACACCATGGTGAAAATCCCCTTGCTGCAAAGCTCAAGGAAATGCAGGCATTCTTTGGACTACAAGTGACCGGGAAACCTGATCTTGACACTCTGGAGATTATGAAAAAACCCAGATGTGGTGTACCTGATGTAGGGCGATATGTGTTCACAGCAGGAAACcccaaatggaaaagaaacaatctgACATACAG GATTTTGAATTACACCCCAAAGATGAGACAAGCTGATGTAGAGGAAGCAATCCGAAAAGCTCTCAGGGTCTGGAGCAATGTGACACCCTTGACATTCCAAAAGGTTGAGAATAAAGAAGCAGATATCATGATCTCATTTGCTTATAGAG ATCATCGTGACAACTCTCCTTTTGATGGCCCCAATGGGCAGCTGGCTCACGCTTTCCAGCCTGGTGAAGGTATTGGTGGAGATGTGCATCTTGATGATGAGGAATTCTGGACAAAAGATGGAAGAG GCTACAATTTGTTCATTGTTGCTGCCCATGAACTTGGCCATTCGCTCGGTCTGTCTCATTCAAATGATCCTGGAGCACTGATGTATCCAACTTACTCCTACACAGACCCAAATGAATTCCTTCTTCCTCAGGATGACATTAACGGCATTCAAGCCATTtatg GAAAATCAAATGCTGCTGTGCAGCCAACAGGACCCACAACTCCACAAGCCTGTGACCCAAATTTGACATTTGATGCTATTACTACCCTACGTGGAGAAATAATATTCTTCAAAGACAG ATATATGCTGCGCAAACATCCTGAGAGGACGGAGACAGAGCTCAATTTCATCTCACTGTTGTGGCCAAAGTTACCATCAGGAATTCAAGCTGCCTATGAAAACATTGAGAGagatgaagttttatttttcaaag AGAGTAAATATTGGGTTCTCAGGGGCTACGACATTGCACCTGGCTATCCTAAACCAATCTATCACTTGGGGTTCCCAAAGACAGTTAAAAGAGTTAATGCAGCTTACAGTGATGAAACCACAGGAAAAACATACTTCTTTATAGCTGACAGATACTGGAG AtatgatgaaaacaaaaaatccatgGATCATGGATATCCCAAGAAAATAGCCTCCGACTTTGGGAAAATTGGCAGAGTTGATGCAGTTTTCCAAAAAGATG GCTATGTCTACTTCTTCCATGGAACAACTCAGTTTCAATTTGATCCTCGTGCCAAACGGATTGTCAAACAAAAAAGGAGCATCAGCTGGTTTAATTGTTAA
- the LOC104549815 gene encoding stromelysin-1 — MRMESLPFLLLLGAALSCAFPTDTRQKKEEAVQIIQKYLENYYGFKKDRDSLIWKNNGPMTQKLKEMQEFFGLEVTGKLDPGTLDLVQKRRCGFPDVAGFSTFAGEPKWTKQVLTYRILNYTPDLHPADVNAAIKKAFSVWSTVTPLKFIKRDRGDADIMISFAAKGHNDFMPFDGPGGSVAHAYAPGKDFGGDAHFDEDETWTKSTEGMNLFYVAAHEFGHSLGLFHSKDPNALMYPVYRKFDPSVFPLHQDDINGIRYLYGPSSNTHNEQWESTETKDPTESKDPALPNICDSNLIFDAVTTFRGEIMFFKDKHFWRKHPAVRTADFHLLSSFWPRLPPGVDAAYEIPEKDETVIFKGNEFWVLKGDTILPGYPQKLYTLGFSKDVTQIDAAFHNGNEGKTYYFIADKFWSYDTRSQSMDRKPMLRRDAFPGINGKIDAVFQHENFLYFFCGSKQFEFDPDKKRVTRLLKTNYWFPC, encoded by the exons aaGTACCTGGAAAATTACTATGGCTTTAAGAAAGACAGAGATTCtttaatttggaaaaataaTGGTCCAATGACtcaaaaattaaaggaaatgcAGGAATTCTTTGGGCTGGAGGTGACCGGGAAACTGGACCCTGGCACTTTGGACCTGGTTCAGAAACGTCGCTGTGGATTCCCTGACGTAGCAGGGTTCTCCACTTTTGCAGGGGAGCCAAAATGGACAAAGCAAGTTCTGACCTACAG gATATTAAACTACACACCAGACCTGCATCCAGCAGATGTTAATGCAGCGATCAAGAAAGCATTCAGTGTTTGGAGCACTGTGACCCCACTGAAATTCATCAAAAGGGACAGAGGTGATGCAGACATAATGATTTCCTTTGCAGCCAAAG GTCACAATGACTTCATGCCCTTTGATGGCCCAGGAGGGTCTGTTGCTCATGCCTACGCACCTGGAAAGGACTTTGGTGGAGATGCTCACTTTGATGAGGATGAAACCTGGACCAAAAGCACAGAGG GTATGAACCTGTTTTATGTTGCTGCCCATGAGTTTGGCCATTCACTGGGACTTTTCCATTCCAAGGATCCCAATGCCCTGATGTACCCAGTTTATAGGAAATTTGACCCTTCAGTATTCCCTCTTCACCAGGATGATATTAATGGCATTCGGTACCTCTATG GACCATCATCTAACACTCACAATGAACAATGGGAATCTACTGAAACAAAAGACCCAACTGAATCAAAAGATCCTGCACTGCCAAACATCTGTGACTCCAATTTAATTTTTGATGCTGTCACCACTTTCCGTGGTGAAATCATGTTCTTTAAAGACAA GCATTTTTGGCGCAAACATCCTGCAGTCAGAACAGctgattttcatttattatcTTCATTCTGGCCACGGCTGCCACCTGGTGTTGATGCTGCATACGAAATTCCTGAAAAAGACGAAACTGTcatttttaaag GCAATGAATTCTGGGTTCTGAAAGGAGACACTATACTTCCTGGCTACCCCCAAAAACTCTACACCCTGGGCTTTTCAAAAGATGTTACCCAAATTGATGCTGCTTTTCATAATGGAAATGAGGGGAAAACATATTATTTCATAGCAGACAAATTTTGG AGTTATGATACCAGAAGTCAGTCTATGGACAGGAAGCCTATGCTGAGAAGAGATGCATTTCCAGGAATTAATGGGAAGATTGATGCCGTTTTTCAACATGAAA attTCCTTTACTTCTTCTGTGGAAGCAAGCAATTTGAGTTTGACCCTGATAAGAAGAGAGTTACACGCCTCCTAAAGACAAACTATTGGTTTCCATGTTAA